A stretch of Lachancea thermotolerans CBS 6340 chromosome D complete sequence DNA encodes these proteins:
- the SPG4 gene encoding Spg4p (similar to uniprot|Q04438 Saccharomyces cerevisiae YMR107W SPG4 Protein required for survival at high temperature during stationary phase not required for growth on nonfermentable carbon sources): MGGIFDAFEVYNKKKHSSNPHMFGNTSNTGGTKTDYVYSSEYRAPKKNKLMKDELLAPDSEHADGAKAMLTESAAQAGTPNMVDLSKLSQHELESLMKDLRKGEPNNRVNF, translated from the coding sequence ATGGGAGGAATATTTGATGCATTCGAAGTTTATAATAAGAAGAAACACTCTTCAAACCCACATATGTTCGGAAACACGTCCAACACAGGGGGCACAAAGACGGACTACGTATACTCCAGTGAGTATCGCGCgcccaagaaaaacaagctcatGAAAGACGAGCTTTTGGCTCCAGACAGCGAGCACGCCGACGGCGCGAAAGCGATGTTGACCGAGAGCGCAGCGCAGGCCGGGACGCCAAACATGGTGGACTTGTCGAAGCTGTCGCAGCACGAGCTAGAGAGCTTAATGAAGGATTTGCGTAAGGGGGAGCCTAACAACCGCGtgaacttttga
- the ILV2 gene encoding acetolactate synthase catalytic subunit (highly similar to uniprot|P07342 Saccharomyces cerevisiae YMR108W ILV2 Acetolactate synthase catalyses the first common step in isoleucine and valine biosynthesis and is the target of several classes of inhibitors localizes to the mitochondria expression of the gene is under general amino acid control) has protein sequence MMRQSAGKMMLRRGISAALARNSARIGSLRLYSASATSTQTADDQRPRPAPSFDMEPSRSVKASKLRKSEMPLEAMDDSFIGLSGGQIFHEMMRRHKVNTVFGYPGGAILAVYDAIYNSEHFNFVLPKHEQGAGHMAEGYARVSGKPGVVLVTSGPGATNVVTPMADALADGVPMVVFTGQVATSSIGTDAFQEADVIGISRSCTKWNVMVKNVEELPRRINEAFEIAVSGRPGPVLVDLPKDVTSAILRTPIPVKSTLPSNALSKITKSAAKEFTLANLQRAADLINIAKKPLIYVGGGIFGKEQGPKLLRELAERAQIPVSTTIQGLGAFDQEDPKSLDMLGMHGSAFANLSVQNADLIIALGARFDDRVTCNVAKFAPEARKAALENRGGIIHFEISPKNINKVVEAQVAVEGDVTDNLERLIPLVNNVKERKEWFAQIDAWKKEYPYDYQRETKDSKIKPQTLVARLSEVASSTGRDVIVTTGVGQHQMWAAQHWTWRHPRTFITSGGLGTMGYGLPSAIGAQIARPDALVIDIDGDASFNMTLMELSSAVQAGAPVKIVVLNNEEQGMVTQWQSLFYEHRYSHTHQLNPDFVKLAEAMGLKGMRLSKQEDMDSVLKEFVNTEGPVLLEVIVEKKVPVLPMVPAGKGLHEFINFDAEVEKEQNELRHKRTGGKH, from the coding sequence ATGATGAGACAAAGCGCTGGTAAGATGATGCTTAGGCGCGGGATCTCGGCTGCGCTCGCGAGGAATAGCGCCCGCATAGGATCCCTGCGTCTGTACAGCGCCAGTGCGACTTCCACGCAAACTGCCGATGACCAAAGACCCAGACCAGCACCCAGCTTCGACATGGAGCCCTCCAGAAGCGTGAAAGCCTCTAAGCTGCGCAAAAGCGAAATGCCACTAGAAGCCATGGATGACTCATTTATTGGACTTTCTGGCGGTCAGATCTTCCACGAAATGATGCGCAGACACAAGGTCAACACTGTCTTTGGCTACCCTGGTGGTGCCATTTTGGCTGTGTACGACGCTATCTACAACAGCGAGCACTTCAACTTCGTGCTTCCAAAGCACGAACAAGGTGCCGGTCACATGGCCGAAGGCTATGCTCGTGTTAGTGGCAAGCCAGGTGTTGTTCTTGTGACTTCTGGTCCTGGTGCCACCAACGTGGTCACCCCAATGGCAGACGCACTGGCTGACGGTGTGCCAATGGTGGTTTTCACTGGCCAGGTGGCTACCTCGTCTATTGGTACCGACGCTTTCCAGGAAGCTGACGTCATCGGGATCTCTAGATCGTGCACCAAGTGGAACGTTATGGTCAAGAACGTCGAAGAGCTACCACGCCGTATCAACGAGGCCTTTGAAATTGCTGTTAGCGGGAGACCAGGTCCAGTTCTTGTGGACCTGCCCAAGGATGTCACCTCCGCCATCCTCAGAACCCCAATCCCAGTGAAGTCCACTTTGCCCTCCAACGCTTTATCTAAAATCACAAAATCTGCCGCCAAGGAGTTTACCCTCGCCAACCTGCAAAGAGCTGCTGATTTGATAAATATCGCCAAAAAGCCCTTAATTTATGTGGGCGGTGgaatttttggcaaagagCAGGGTCCAAAGTTACTGCGCGAGCTTGCTGAGCGCGCCCAAATTCCTGTGAGTACTACCATCCAAGGTCTTGGCGCCTTCGACCAGGAAGACCCTAAGTCTCTGGACATGCTCGGTATGCACGGTTCCGCGTTTGCCAATCTGTCTGTGCAGAACGCTGACTTAATCATTGCTCTGGGTGCTAGATTCGATGACCGTGTTACTTGTAATGTTGCCAAGTTtgctccagaagctcgtAAAGCCGCTTTGGAAAACAGAGGTGGTATCATCCACTTTGAAATCTCTCCTAAgaacatcaacaaagtcgTCGAGGCTCAGGTTGCTGTCGAGGGTGACGTCACAGACAATTTGGAAAGATTGATCCCACTCGTCAACAACGTGAAGGAGAGAAAGGAGTGGTTCGCCCAGATTGACGCTTGGAAGAAGGAGTACCCTTATGATTACCAAAGGGAAACTAAGGACTCAAAGATCAAGCCTCAAACTCTTGTTGCTAGGCTTTCCGAGGTTGCCAGCTCAACCGGCAGAGATGTTATCGTGACCACCGGTGTCGGTCAGCATCAAATGTGGGCTGCTCAGCATTGGACCTGGAGACATCCACGTACTTTTATCACATCCGGTGGTTTGGGAACTATGGGCTACGGTTTGCCTTCCGCTATCGGCGCCCAAATCGCCAGACCTGACGCTCTCGTTATCGACATCGATGGTGATGCGTCATTCAACATGACTTTGATGGAACTGTCAAGTGCAGTTCAAGCGGGCGCGCCTGTGAAAATCGTGGTCTTGAACAACGAAGAGCAGGGTATGGTCACACAGTGGCAATCTCTGTTTTACGAGCACCGCTACTCCCACACCCATCAACTGAACCCAGACTTCGTGAAGCTGGCCGAGGCCATGGGCCTGAAGGGCATGaggctttcaaagcaagaAGACATGGACTCTGTTCTAAAGGAATTTGTGAACACTGAAGGCCCTGTCTTGCTTGAAGTcattgttgagaagaaggTCCCAGTTCTCCCTATGGTGCCCGCTGGTAAGGGTTTGCATGAATTCATTAACTTCGATGCTGAGGTTGAGAAAGAACAGAACGAGCTGCGTCACAAGCGTACAGGTGGTAAGCATtaa
- the MRPL31 gene encoding mitochondrial 54S ribosomal protein mL60 (similar to uniprot|P14063 Saccharomyces cerevisiae YKL138C MRPL31 Mitochondrial ribosomal protein of the large subunit): MFGPFKSSNTLLGGLLWKIPWRMSRPQKQRQRHRLQDVDSVIKSLNLGLHAERSVQKGISYDEAINSSKQLKPGVKQLRLLNKPSLFPNEPQMSYKDKYTYFNKQAKGYRKGIHKLPKWTKITQRRNPAFF; this comes from the coding sequence ATGTTTGGACCATTCAAATCTTCGAACACCCTACTTGGAGGCCTGCTTTGGAAAATACCATGGAGAATGTCACGCCCGCAGaagcaaagacaaagacATAGATTGCAGGACGTGGATAGCGTTataaagagcttgaacCTGGGACTCCACGCTGAGCGGAGCGTGCAAAAGGGTATATCGTACGATGAGGCCATCAATAGTTCTAAACAGCTAAAGCCCGGTGTCAAGCAGCTGCGCCTGCTCAACAAGCCTTCGCTATTCCCTAACGAACCACAAATGTCTTACAAGGACAAGTACACgtacttcaacaaacagGCCAAAGGCTACAGAAAGGGCATTCACAAACTGCCAAAATGGACCAAGATCACACAGAGAAGAAACCCTGCATTCTTTTAA
- the CTK1 gene encoding cyclin-dependent serine/threonine protein kinase CTK1 (similar to uniprot|Q03957 Saccharomyces cerevisiae YKL139W CTK1 Catalytic (alpha) subunit of C-terminal domain kinase I (CTDK-I), which phosphorylates the C- terminal repeated domain of the RNA polymerase II large subunit (Rpo21p) to affect both transcription and pre-mRNA 3' end processing), translated as MLKNWKLYFLVLRHRKTTRCIKTTPLLDRTGPRPTGPSDASRNGPHSAFPERSNGHQVSAAGSLGPERKRPRVGNSRYAGSRYQDAGFHSSSKQRLNVQNIPTGHRDVPKRQSRYDPGNAKPKAVPVTVVVRERDSSVYERIQQVGEGTYGKVYKARNTLTGQLVALKRLRLEGEREGFPITSIREIKLLQSFDHRNISTLSEIMVESQKTVYMIFEYADNDLSGLLMNEQIVLSSANCKHLFKSLLEGIHYLHSNGILHRDIKGSNILIDNKGQLKITDFGLARKMRDDSDYTNRVITLWYRPPELLMGSTNYGTAVDMWGCGCLLVELFQKTAIFQGTNEVEQLNAIFSIMGTPSVEQWPTLFEMPWFFMMIPQQNRKYEPRFDEKFGAVLPSPAAVSLAKGLLLYDEKRRLSASEALRHQYFREEPQPQPLDLSGFDGWHEFEAKRHRRKEREEQKRREKSESQGS; from the exons atgttgaaaaactggaaatTATACTTCTTGGTGCTCAGACATCGAAAAACGACAAGATGCATAAAAACAACCCCTCTTTTGGAC AGGACAGGGCCTCGCCCAACAGGGCCTAGCGACGCATCTCGAAACGGGCCCCACAGCGCCTTCCCGGAGCGCTCCAATGGACACCAAGTCAGTGCGGCGGGTTCTTTGGGTCCCGAAAGAAAGAGGCCGCGTGTTGGCAACTCGAGGTACGCCGGCTCGCGCTACCAGGATGCGGGGTTCCACAGTTCGTCGAAGCAACGCCTCAACGTTCAAAACATCCCCACAGGACACAGAGACGTACCAAAGCGACAATCTCGGTACGATCCAGGCAATGCAAAACCTAAGGCAGTACCTGTGACGGTAGTGGTACGGGAGCGTGACTCATCAGTCTACGAGCGCATTCAACAAGTTGGTGAGGGTACATATGGGAAAGTTTACAAGGCTAGGAACACACTGACTGGTCAGTTGGTTGCACTGAAGCGACTGAGGCTTGAAGGCGAGCGTGAGGGTTTTCCTATCACCTCGATCCGGGAAATCAAACTactgcaaagctttgatcATCGCAACATCAGCACACTCTCCGAAATAATGGTTGAGTCCCAAAAAACGGTTTATATGATATTCGAATACGCAGACAATGACTTATCAGGTCTGCTCATGAACGAGCAAATTGTGTTGTCCAGCGCCAACTGCAAACATCTGTTTAAGAGTCTTTTGGAAGGTATTCACTATCTGCACAGCAACGGCATTTTACACAGAGACATCAAAGGCTCTAACATACTAATAGACAATAAGGGCCAGCTAAAGATCACGGATTTTGGTCTGGCAAGGAAGATGCGCGATGACTCGGACTACACCAACAGGGTTATCACACTGTGGTATCGCCCACCGGAACTTCTAATGGGGTCGACTAATTACGGGACCGCAGTTGATATGTGGGGCTGCGGATGCCTGCTGGTagagcttttccaaaaaaccGCCATTTTCCAGGGGACAAACGAGGTCGAGCAACTAAACGCTATTTTCTCTATTATGGGAACGCCTAGTGTAGAACAATGGCCCACTCTCTTTGAGATGCCATGGTTTTTTATGATGATACCGCAGCAGAATCGCAAGTATGAGCCAAGGTTTGATGAGAAATTCGGAGCCGTACTACCATCGCCGGCAGCCGTCTCTCTGGCCAAGGGCCTACTTCTGTATGATGAGAAGCGCAGGTTATCAGCCAGCGAAGCCCTGAGGCATCAATATTTCCGCGAAGAACCACAGCCGCAACCTCTTGACCTTTCGGGATTCGATGGCTGGCATGAGTTTGAGGCCAAGAGGCATAGACGCAAAGAAAGAGAGGAGCAGAAGCGGCGCGAAAAGTCAGAGTCCCAAGGCAGCTGA
- the ASC1 gene encoding 40S ribosomal protein RACK1 (highly similar to uniprot|P38011 Saccharomyces cerevisiae YMR116C ASC1 WD repeat protein (G-beta like protein) involved in translation regulation required for repression of Gcn4p activity in the absence of amino-acid starvation core component of the ribosome ortholog of mammalian RACK1) codes for MSSAEVLVLRGTLEGHNGWVTSLATSPAQPNLLLSGSRDKSLITWKLTGDDQQYGVPVRSFRGHSHIVQDCTVTPDGEYALSASWDKTVRLWELASGKCIQRFVGHKSDVLSVTIDRRASQIVSASRDKTVKVWNTLGECMVTLLGHNDWVSQVRVAPNETPEDETVTVISAGMDKVVKVWNLHSFQIEADFIGHNNYVNTVTASPDGTLVASAGKDGQIMLWNLTEKEALYTLNAQDEVFAVAFSPNRYWLTAATSSGIKIFNLEERKVVDELKPEFAGYTKAAEPHAISLAWSADGQTLFAGYTDNVIRVWQVMTAN; via the exons ATGTCTTCTGCTGAGGTTCTAGTTCTAAGAGGTACTTTGGAAGGCCACAACGGCTGGGTCACTTCGTTGGCCACCTCTCCAGCTCAACCAAACTTGTTGTTGTCTGGTTCTCGTGACAAGTCTTTGATCACCTGGAAGTTGACCGGTGACGACCAACAGTACGGTGTCCCAGTCAGATCTTTCAGAGGTCACTCTCACATCGTTCAGGACTGTACCGTCACCCCAGATGGTGAGTACGCTTTGTCCGCCTCGTGGGACAAGACCGTCAGATTGTGGGAACTAGCCTCCGGTAAGTGTATCCAGAGATTCGTTGGCCACAAGTCCGACGTGTTGTCCGTCACCATCGACAGACGCGCCTCTCAGATCGTGTCCGCTTCTCGTGACAAGACCGTCAAGGTCTGGAACACCTTGGGTGAGTGTATGGTCACCCTGTTGGGCCACAACGACTGGGTTTCCCAGGTCAGAGTTGCTCCAAATGAGACCCCAGAGGACGAGACCGTCACCGTCATCTCCGCCGGTATGGACAAGGTCGTCAAG GTCTGGAACTTGCACTCTTTCCAAATCGAGGCTGACTTCATCGGCCACAACAACTACGTCAACACCGTCACCGCTTCCCCAGACGGAACCTTGGTTGCCTCTGCTGGCAAGGACGGTCAGATCATGTTGTGGAACTTGACCGAGAAGGAGGCTTTGTACACCTTGAACGCTCAGGACGAGGTCTTCGCCGTCGCCTTCTCTCCAAACAGATACTGGTTGACCGCCGCCACTTCCTCCGGcatcaagatcttcaacTTGGAGGAGAGAAAGGTCGTTGACGAGCTGAAACCAGAGTTCGCCGGCTACACCAAGGCTGCTGAGCCTCACGCCATCTCTTTGGCCTGGTCCGCTGACGGTCAAACTCTGTTCGCCGGTTACACCGACAACGTCATCAGAGTCTGGCAAGTCATGACTGCCAACTAA
- the SPC24 gene encoding kinetochore-associated Ndc80 complex subunit SPC24 (weakly similar to uniprot|Q04477 Saccharomyces cerevisiae YMR117C SPC24 Component of the evolutionarily conserved kinetochore-associated Ndc80 complex (Ndc80p-Nuf2p-Spc24p-Spc25p) involved in chromosome segregation spindle checkpoint activity and kinetochore clustering): MSEEALIENPSNLIRETRTNFSIVNDTEALSNISKNLNELQRIVKEKLDRKSNELSQSESALEKNEARLDTLRRARTESGSGQLQGGSSEDVLEMARELESLERRLVELRQEVDRGLEQLIEKNADDGKVQELEESQTEDPEHRTNVLKIQLYRSLGVVLDADNNRALISKDGTLDVVPVGGDASAYFRTKYLWDRI, translated from the coding sequence ATGTCGGAGGAAGCACTAATTGAGAATCCTTCCAACCTTATACGGGAGACCAGAACTAATTTTTCGATAGTCAATGACACCGAAGCTTTGTCCAACATCTCCAAAAACCTGAATGAGTTGCAGCGGATAGTAAAAGAAAAACTGGATCGAAAGAGCAACGAGCTCAGCCAGTCAGAGTCTGCCTTAGAGAAAAATGAGGCTAGGTTGGATACCCTGCGACGTGCCAGAACTGAATCAGGTTCAGGACAGTTGCAAGGGGGAAGTTCGGAAGATGTCCTCGAAATGGCACGGGAGCTTGAATCACTCGAACGAAGGCTTGTTGAATTAAGGCAAGAGGTCGACCGCGGGTTAGAACAGCTGATAGAAAAGAACGCAGACGATGGCAAGGtacaagaacttgaggagAGCCAAACTGAGGACCCCGAGCATAGAACAAATGTCTTGAAAATACAACTCTACCGATCGCTAGGCGTCGTGTTAGACGCAGATAATAACCGAGCGCTGATCAGCAAAGATGGGACTTTGGACGTTGTGCCGGTCGGCGGGGATGCAAGCGCCTATTTTCGAACGAAATACCTGTGGGACCGGATATAA
- the APL2 gene encoding Apl2p (similar to uniprot|P36000 Saccharomyces cerevisiae YKL135C APL2 Beta-adaptin large subunit of the clathrin-associated protein (AP-1) complex) produces the protein MEKMLKKFIQNATRVAPKISKKGELFELRNGLVSQYPQTRKDAIKKTIQQMTLGKDVSSLFPDILKNIATSDVEQKKLVYLYVMNYAETHPELCILAVNTFVSDAQDTNPLIRCMAIRTMSMIRVDKILEYVEIPLRKTLQDDNPYVRKTAVICVAKLFALNKELCQELGVLEDLISALEDSNPMVVANAIAALSDIYEADESVVPLPKLIQSHVSQFLLALNECTEWARIIILGALAEYTAKDSLEAQEIIDRVTPHLQHVNAAVVLASIKVVIKNLPQVQANTESPIFSKLSSALVSLMSTPPEMQYVALRNIRIVLEKYPHILSRELRIFYVKFNDPLYVKLEKIDTLVRLVDPSNLKQCTLLLAELKEYAMEFEPEFVSRAILALSQLGVKYSEPKFITKVLEIIIELCNTRDSFQDDCLVAMCNLLRHAGPDQEGMVTQVCSLAEAWSSVENLLQTDYAKCNYIWLLGQFPQKFNNVERKLQASIDSFTQEESLTQMSLLISVVKLHSILPGSMLQNLLELATTSTDEVDVRDMAIMYWRCLSVESSHDGLINELCNSSLPEIATTLDTFSPELLETLLRELSLLSSVYFKPVSTMTKPKSSSGNHLKGKQLDELQFMAQDEILKNMNEDNLLDFDNDWPAASNSNYKSEAQGSTVDYLNDIFGLSSPAPPVENSMADLSLNKKDEKQKSSNTQDLLDLF, from the coding sequence ATGGagaagatgctgaagaagttcatcCAGAACGCTACCAGAGTGGCCCCTAAGATCTCTAAAAAGGGTGAGCTTTTCGAGCTCAGAAACGGGTTGGTCTCTCAATACCCTCAGACCCGGAAAGATGCCATCAAGAAAACGATACAGCAAATGACTCTTGGTAAGGATGTGTCCTCATTGTTCCCTGAtattctcaaaaacataGCGACGTCCGACGTTGAGCAGAAGAAGCTAGTGTATCTTTACGTCATGAACTACGCTGAAACGCATCCTGAACTCTGCATTCTAGCCGTGAACACTTTTGTGAGCGACGCCCAAGACACTAATCCGCTTATTCGCTGTATGGCCATCAGAACAATGTCCATGATTCGTGTTGACAAAATCCTTGAGTACGTGGAGATTCCGCTTCGCAAGACACTTCAAGACGACAATCCATATGTTCGTAAAACCGCGGTTATATGTGTTGCCAAGCTCTTTgctttgaacaaagagctttgCCAGGAGTTAGGCGTACTTGAAGATCTGATTTCTGCCCTTGAAGACTCCAACCCCATGGTTGTTGCTAACGCCATTGCAGCTCTTTCAGACATCTATGAGGCCGATGAATCCGTAGTACCACTTCCTAAGCTCATTCAAAGCCATGTTTCACAGTTTTTGTTAGCACTAAATGAATGCACAGAATGGGCCCGTATCATTATCCTAGGCGCCCTGGCCGAATATACGGCTAAAGACTCTTTGGAGGCCCAAGAAATTATTGATAGAGTTACTCCTCATTTGCAGCACGTCAATGCTGCTGTTGTATTGGCGTCCATAAAAGTggtcatcaaaaacttgcCGCAGGTTCAGGCAAACACTGAGTCACCAATATTCTCAAAACTCTCATCAGCGCTCGTTTCACTGATGTCAACACCTCCGGAAATGCAGTATGTTGCTCTGAGAAACATCCGCATAGTGCTTGAAAAGTATCCTCATATTTTGTCCCGAGAACTACGCATATTTTACGTGAAGTTCAATGACCCACTCTACGTCAAATTAGAAAAGATTGATACCCTCGTGAGGCTAGTGGATCCCTCAAACCTGAAACAATGTACACTATTACTTGCAGAACTCAAGGAGTACGCGATGGAGTTCGAACCTGAATTTGTATCACGCGCCATATTGGCTCTCTCACAGCTTGGCGTGAAATACTCAGAACCTAAGTTCATCACAAAGGTTTTAGAGATCATCATCGAGCTTTGTAATACAAGGGACTCCTTCCAAGACGACTGCCTCGTGGCTATGTGCAACCTTCTGAGGCATGCTGGACCAGATCAGGAGGGTATGGTTACACAGGTTTGTTCGCTGGCGGAAGCATGGAGCTCCGTTGAGAATCTGTTGCAGACAGACTATGCGAAGTGCAACTACATTTGGCTTTTAGGCCAATTTCCACAAAAGTTTAACAACGTCGAGCGGAAGTTGCAGGCGTCCATTGATTCTTTTACACAGGAAGAAAGTCTAACTCAGATGTCCCTACTTATTAGTGTCGTGAAACTACACTCTATTCTCCCAGGGTCTATGCTGCAAAACCTGTTGGAACTTGCAACCACCAGCACAGATGAGGTGGATGTCCGCGATATGGCTATAATGTACTGGAGATGCTTGTCTGTTGAGAGCTCTCACGACGGGCTAATCAACGAGCTGTGTAACTCTTCGCTGCCCGAGATAGCCACTACCTTAGACACGTTTTCGCCTGAACTTCTGGAAACATTGCTGAGAGAGCTGTCCCTATTAAGCTCAGTGTACTTCAAACCTGTGTCGACAATGACCAAGCCCAAATCGTCGTCAGGCAATCATTTGAAGGGCAAGCAGCTTGATGAACTGCAGTTCATGGCACAAGACgaaatcttgaagaacatgaATGAAGATAATCTTTTGGACTTTGACAATGACTGGCCAGCAGCTTCTAACAGTAATTATAAGAGCGAGGCACAAGGCTCTACTGTCGACTACCTCAACGATATCTTTGGTCTCAGTTCTCCTGCGCCTCCCGTCGAAAATTCCATGGCGGACCTTTccttgaacaagaaggATGAGAAGCAAAAATCCAGCAATACTCAGGATCTTCTAGATCTGTTCTGA
- the CMC1 gene encoding Cmc1p (similar to uniprot|P36064 Saccharomyces cerevisiae YKL137W Hypothetical ORF), which yields MAQEQDTPQARRLPVWVLGPREEKEARQNLKKFAYSKCDEYVKAMVECSKLHGLKVFPACEPQRDKMAECILSYQGDNYLDQQRDKLVQRKIEKLEEQLKQQQQNELK from the coding sequence ATGGcacaagaacaagataCACCGCAGGCTCGTAGGCTTCCAGTGTGGGTTCTGGGACCTCGGGAAGAGAAGGAGGCACGTCAGAATCTAAAGAAGTTTGCATACAGTAAGTGCGATGAATATGTTAAGGCTATGGTGGAGTGCTCGAAATTACATGGATTGAAggtttttccagcttgtGAACCCCAACGTGATAAAATGGCTGAATGCATTCTATCGTACCAGGGTGATAACTACTTGGATCAGCAAAGAGATAAGTTGGTCCAACGGAAgattgaaaagcttgaagagcagcttaagcaacagcagcaaaatGAGCTAAAATGA